A single window of Pseudomonadota bacterium DNA harbors:
- a CDS encoding NUDIX domain-containing protein, which translates to METTQPPRPAATLLLVRDHPRGMQVFMVKRHHQIDFAGGALVFPGGKVDQADTLPSVLTHCRPLPGISPDDMAFRVASIREAFEECGVLLARERMSGELIRAAALADLERRYRQAVETKAVYLGDVASRENLELATDRLTPFAHWITPVMAPKRFDTHFFLAEAPEDQVALHDGGETVDSLWIRPQDALEQAAAGTLTIIWPTRMNLQKLARHHHVADTIAAARDSTVVTVLPEMAAGPNGQVMRIPETAGYGISEIPIHEVMGGRPSPAPRAR; encoded by the coding sequence ATGGAAACGACACAGCCGCCGCGCCCAGCGGCAACACTCCTGCTCGTCCGCGACCATCCTCGCGGAATGCAGGTCTTTATGGTCAAACGCCATCACCAAATCGATTTTGCTGGCGGCGCGCTGGTTTTCCCCGGCGGCAAGGTCGATCAGGCGGATACCTTGCCTTCGGTGTTGACACATTGTCGGCCGCTGCCAGGCATTTCGCCTGATGACATGGCGTTTCGGGTTGCCTCCATTCGAGAGGCTTTCGAGGAATGCGGCGTCCTGCTGGCCCGCGAGCGCATGTCCGGCGAACTGATTCGAGCCGCCGCGCTGGCTGATCTTGAGCGCCGCTATCGCCAAGCGGTGGAAACCAAGGCGGTATATCTTGGCGATGTGGCCAGCCGGGAAAACTTGGAGCTCGCAACGGATCGCTTAACCCCATTCGCCCACTGGATCACGCCCGTAATGGCACCCAAACGTTTCGATACCCATTTCTTTTTGGCTGAAGCGCCTGAGGATCAGGTGGCCCTGCATGATGGCGGCGAGACTGTGGACTCATTGTGGATCCGCCCTCAAGACGCCCTGGAACAGGCCGCGGCCGGCACACTGACCATCATCTGGCCAACGCGCATGAATCTGCAGAAACTGGCGCGCCACCACCACGTCGCCGACACCATTGCTGCGGCACGCGACTCCACCGTGGTCACGGTGTTGCCCGAAATGGCAGCCGGCCCGAACGGCCAAGTCATGCGGATTCCGGAAACTGCCGGGTACGGCATCAGCGAGATTCCCATTCATGAAGTGATGGGTGGTCGTCCGTCTCCAGCGCCTCGCGCCCGCTGA
- a CDS encoding MFS transporter, which yields MTSSRRALISWAFYDWASSAFATMIQTFVFATYLMEAVIADPSAANALWGQAVGLAGLIVALTAPVLGAIADRAGRRKPWLIALTVSGAVATVLLWSVKPDPSYLIQGLLLVGIGTVSVELAVVFYNAMLADLVEPNRIGRWSGWAWGLGYLGGLACLVIALFGLIQADPPPFGLDRDQAEHVRATFVLAGVWYLVFSLPLFFFTPDQPRARLPLGAAIGQGLKQLGDSLRHLGRYGVIIRFLIARMFFIDGLTTVFAFGGIYAAGSFGLNTSEVMMFAIVLNLTAGIGAGLFAWLDDLMGSRNTIVLSLIGLLTTGVAILTVESTTAFWVSGTLLGLFVGPAQAASRSYLSHVAPTELRTEMFGLMAFSGKTTAFLGPMLVGWLTWISGSPRIGLSVVLIFFLAGLALMLTVPNVSPQNTTVR from the coding sequence ATGACGTCCTCGCGCCGCGCGCTGATTTCCTGGGCCTTTTACGATTGGGCAAGCAGCGCATTTGCCACCATGATTCAGACCTTTGTCTTCGCGACCTATCTGATGGAAGCGGTGATCGCGGACCCATCGGCTGCCAACGCATTGTGGGGGCAAGCGGTCGGCCTGGCCGGACTCATCGTGGCGCTCACCGCACCCGTCCTGGGCGCCATTGCCGACCGAGCCGGGCGCCGCAAACCATGGCTGATCGCACTGACCGTGTCCGGGGCAGTCGCCACTGTGCTGCTGTGGAGCGTCAAGCCCGACCCGTCTTACTTAATCCAAGGCCTGCTTCTGGTCGGCATTGGCACCGTCAGCGTGGAACTGGCCGTGGTTTTCTACAATGCCATGCTGGCTGATCTGGTCGAACCGAACCGTATCGGCCGCTGGTCCGGCTGGGCATGGGGCCTGGGTTACCTGGGCGGATTGGCCTGCCTGGTGATCGCACTGTTCGGGCTCATACAAGCGGACCCGCCGCCATTTGGTCTGGACCGGGATCAAGCCGAGCACGTTCGTGCCACCTTCGTCCTCGCCGGTGTTTGGTATCTGGTCTTTTCTTTGCCCTTGTTTTTCTTCACCCCAGACCAACCGCGAGCCCGCCTGCCCTTGGGCGCCGCCATCGGACAGGGATTGAAACAGTTGGGTGACTCGCTGCGTCACTTGGGCCGCTATGGCGTGATCATCCGCTTCCTGATTGCCCGAATGTTCTTTATCGACGGCCTAACGACCGTTTTCGCGTTCGGTGGCATCTACGCGGCCGGCAGTTTCGGACTGAACACCTCCGAGGTCATGATGTTTGCCATCGTCCTAAACCTGACCGCCGGAATCGGTGCCGGATTGTTCGCCTGGCTGGATGACCTGATGGGCAGCCGAAACACCATTGTTCTCTCGCTGATCGGACTGCTGACCACCGGCGTGGCCATCCTCACGGTGGAGTCCACGACCGCGTTTTGGGTGTCCGGTACGCTACTGGGATTATTTGTCGGCCCGGCCCAGGCGGCGAGCCGATCTTACCTTTCCCATGTCGCGCCGACGGAATTGCGCACTGAAATGTTTGGCTTAATGGCATTTTCCGGCAAAACAACAGCGTTTTTAGGCCCCATGTTGGTGGGCTGGCTTACCTGGATTAGCGGCAGTCCGCGGATCGGACTGTCCGTTGTGTTGATATTCTTTCTGGCAGGTCTTGCCCTGATGCTGACGGTCCCCAACGTATCCCCGCAGAACACCACCGTCCGTTGA
- the purU gene encoding formyltetrahydrofolate deformylase, whose protein sequence is MATFTLTASCPDQIGIIAAVSGFLAEHGGSIVEASQHSDQVTGWFFMRYEFLADGLPFDLDGFCAAFAPLAEKFGMQCTVRSADVPCKVLILVSREDHCLNDLLYRWRSRDFRFDVVAVLSNHESLHDQVAAYGLPFHHVPIVPATREQSFAQVERIFLEYGADVMVLARYMQILPVDLCHRYANRIINIHHSFLPSFAGAQPYRQAYERGVKIIGATCHYVTPELDAGPIIEQDVIRVAHGDTVERMIAFGRDVEKTVLARGLRYHVQGRVLVHGNKTVVFP, encoded by the coding sequence ATGGCGACGTTTACTTTAACCGCAAGTTGCCCGGACCAGATCGGAATTATCGCTGCGGTCAGCGGCTTTCTTGCCGAGCACGGTGGATCTATCGTGGAGGCCAGTCAACACTCTGATCAGGTGACTGGCTGGTTTTTTATGCGCTATGAGTTTCTGGCGGACGGGTTACCTTTCGATCTGGACGGCTTTTGCGCGGCGTTTGCCCCTTTGGCCGAGAAATTCGGAATGCAATGCACCGTGCGTTCGGCCGACGTCCCGTGCAAGGTGCTGATTCTCGTCAGCCGGGAAGATCATTGCCTCAATGATTTGCTCTACCGCTGGCGTAGTCGGGATTTCCGCTTTGACGTGGTTGCTGTGCTTTCGAATCACGAGTCTTTGCACGATCAAGTGGCCGCCTACGGTCTGCCGTTTCATCACGTCCCGATCGTACCGGCCACGCGAGAGCAGTCGTTCGCACAGGTCGAGCGGATCTTTTTAGAATACGGTGCCGATGTCATGGTTCTGGCCCGTTACATGCAAATCCTGCCGGTGGATTTGTGCCACCGATACGCCAATCGAATCATCAATATCCATCACAGTTTCTTACCTTCCTTTGCCGGGGCGCAGCCCTACCGACAAGCCTACGAGCGGGGTGTGAAGATTATTGGCGCGACCTGCCACTATGTCACTCCGGAGTTGGACGCCGGGCCTATTATTGAGCAGGACGTGATCCGCGTGGCTCACGGGGACACGGTGGAGCGTATGATCGCCTTTGGTCGGGATGTGGAGAAAACCGTGTTGGCGCGGGGGCTGCGTTACCATGTTCAGGGGCGGGTTTTGGTTCACGGTAATAAAACTGTGGTATTTCCGTAA
- a CDS encoding patatin-like phospholipase family protein — protein MERREQLRILSIDGGGIRGFMTAVWLHQLQMMLAHPTYRYFHVFTGTSTGSLLTCALGLGMTTLDILRHYQRHGEKVFPKGFARLLNQFQRMFREGLAPARYDNQGLEIVLTEIFEDRRFGEIPTRTLVSAVDNRHERPMIFDSADPNHQDLLIRDICLASAALPTVFPPKQIDVPIQGLIELIDGGMFDRNPSLQAVAHLAEFGQRDPADYPGCLLASFGTGLGKDATPERLAAEAPASAPDLSWMIDPIKDRLGLTVSHRLETALRRSNYFRFQTMLEPELAAADQAGHDHIHGLLRAAQRFLVEQGGNEKIKELARVLEHAVPE, from the coding sequence ATGGAACGTCGAGAACAACTACGCATATTGAGCATAGACGGGGGTGGGATTCGTGGCTTTATGACGGCGGTTTGGCTCCACCAGTTGCAAATGATGCTGGCGCACCCCACGTACCGGTACTTCCACGTATTTACCGGCACGTCCACCGGAAGCCTTTTAACCTGCGCGTTGGGACTGGGAATGACCACACTGGACATCCTGCGCCACTACCAACGCCACGGAGAGAAAGTATTTCCGAAAGGATTCGCCAGACTACTGAACCAGTTCCAGCGAATGTTCCGCGAAGGCCTGGCGCCGGCGCGCTATGACAATCAAGGGTTGGAGATCGTACTGACTGAGATCTTCGAGGATCGACGGTTCGGCGAAATCCCGACCCGCACACTGGTCTCGGCGGTGGACAACCGACATGAGCGTCCGATGATTTTCGATAGCGCCGACCCCAATCACCAGGATTTGCTGATTCGCGACATCTGCCTGGCGTCGGCGGCCCTGCCCACCGTATTCCCACCCAAACAGATCGACGTCCCGATTCAGGGGCTGATCGAGCTGATCGATGGCGGAATGTTTGACCGGAACCCCTCCTTGCAGGCCGTCGCCCATCTGGCGGAATTTGGTCAACGGGATCCGGCGGATTACCCCGGCTGCTTACTCGCCTCATTCGGCACCGGACTGGGCAAGGATGCGACACCGGAGCGCTTGGCGGCGGAAGCCCCAGCCAGTGCGCCTGATCTGTCATGGATGATCGACCCGATCAAGGACCGTCTCGGCCTGACCGTGAGCCATCGCCTGGAAACCGCATTACGCCGCAGTAATTATTTTCGGTTTCAAACCATGCTGGAACCTGAATTGGCCGCAGCCGATCAAGCCGGCCACGATCACATCCATGGCCTTTTACGCGCCGCGCAACGCTTTTTGGTGGAGCAAGGGGGTAACGAAAAAATCAAGGAACTGGCCCGCGTGCTGGAACATGCCGTGCCGGAATAA
- a CDS encoding FAD-dependent oxidoreductase yields MKIAVIGSGISGLSAAWLLQTRYDVTVYEQNQYIGGHTHTVDVPRSGDSMAVDTGFIVYNERNYPHLTALFDHLGVETRGSDMSFGVSLDNGRVEYAGDNLNTLFGQRKNFFRPSHWRMIREILRFNRQAKSLLGDPVLEDQTLGAFLDDNGYSQALRDRYLIPMAAAIWSCPPRTMLGFPAASFLRFFDNHGLLDLSGRPVWRTVVGGSREYVRRLTATFANRIQVGCPAVRVVRDAGGVTVIDGEGRKVRYDQVVFGCHADQALQLIDRPSVWETKLLTAFRYQPNRVYLHTDERLMPRRRNVWASWNYVSNRSDGGERDVSVSYWMNRLQGLSGDTQYIVSLNPVRKPRASHVIGVYDYDHPVFSLSAMRAQPLLDRLQGQNHSWFCGAYFGYGFHEDGLRSGVHLAARLGVPAPWMEGATPLKQSAVIAGVDSIDVDGVANIG; encoded by the coding sequence ATGAAAATCGCCGTTATCGGAAGTGGTATTTCCGGTCTATCAGCCGCGTGGTTGCTGCAGACGCGTTACGACGTCACCGTCTATGAGCAAAATCAATACATCGGCGGACACACGCACACGGTCGATGTGCCCCGTAGCGGCGATAGCATGGCTGTCGATACAGGCTTTATCGTTTACAACGAGCGTAACTACCCTCATCTGACCGCATTGTTCGACCATCTCGGTGTAGAAACCCGGGGTAGTGATATGTCCTTCGGCGTATCGCTGGACAATGGCCGGGTGGAATACGCCGGGGACAACCTGAACACCCTATTCGGTCAGCGAAAGAATTTTTTCCGGCCTTCCCATTGGCGCATGATCCGGGAGATTCTGCGGTTCAATCGTCAAGCCAAAAGTCTGTTGGGCGACCCGGTGCTGGAGGATCAGACGCTCGGCGCTTTCCTGGACGACAACGGCTACAGTCAGGCATTGCGGGATCGCTACTTGATCCCTATGGCCGCCGCCATCTGGTCGTGTCCGCCCCGAACAATGCTTGGGTTCCCAGCCGCCAGTTTTCTGCGGTTCTTCGACAACCATGGATTGTTGGACCTGTCTGGCAGACCGGTTTGGCGGACCGTGGTGGGCGGCAGCCGCGAGTATGTGCGCCGTTTGACGGCCACTTTCGCCAACCGAATTCAGGTCGGCTGCCCCGCAGTTCGGGTGGTTCGGGATGCTGGTGGCGTGACGGTGATCGATGGTGAAGGGCGGAAGGTCCGGTATGACCAAGTTGTGTTCGGGTGTCATGCCGATCAGGCGCTGCAACTGATCGATCGGCCCAGTGTGTGGGAGACGAAGCTACTCACCGCCTTCCGCTATCAACCGAATCGTGTTTATTTGCATACCGATGAGCGTTTGATGCCGCGGCGGCGAAACGTCTGGGCTTCCTGGAACTATGTCTCCAACCGATCGGACGGCGGCGAGCGGGATGTGTCTGTGAGCTACTGGATGAATCGTCTGCAAGGCCTATCCGGAGATACCCAGTACATCGTCTCTCTTAATCCGGTGCGCAAGCCTCGCGCTTCCCACGTGATCGGGGTGTATGACTACGATCACCCGGTGTTTTCTCTCTCGGCCATGCGGGCGCAGCCACTGTTGGATCGGCTTCAAGGCCAGAACCATAGTTGGTTCTGTGGCGCTTACTTCGGTTATGGTTTTCACGAAGACGGCTTACGATCCGGCGTGCACTTGGCCGCCCGGCTTGGTGTGCCCGCGCCCTGGATGGAGGGTGCAACCCCGCTGAAGCAATCGGCAGTGATCGCCGGGGTAGACAGCATCGACGTCGACGGTGTCGCGAACATCGGTTGA
- a CDS encoding DUF1365 domain-containing protein has product MNERLYQATVTHARPGPPAYRFHYRVFSFLLDLDGLAQLDRRLKWFSYNRRNLVSFYDADHGPRDGTPCRQWLDSLLRDAEVDLAGGSIRVLCFPRVLGYVFNPLSVWYAYHADGSLRAVVCEVSNTFGEFHWYLLKNDDGRPLDPSDPPSKQKAFHVSPFFSVEGEYRFRFRMPDERVGVEIDYLVDGLPVLYATLHGRAQALTDRAILLRLLGMPLMTLKVTAMIYWQALKLWLRGASFHPKPATPPHTRSSSS; this is encoded by the coding sequence ATGAACGAACGGCTCTACCAAGCGACTGTGACACACGCCCGCCCCGGGCCTCCGGCCTATCGTTTTCACTACCGTGTGTTCAGTTTTTTACTGGATCTCGATGGTCTGGCTCAGCTCGACCGACGCTTGAAGTGGTTCTCTTACAATCGCCGCAACCTGGTCAGCTTTTACGATGCCGATCACGGGCCGCGCGACGGCACCCCCTGCCGGCAGTGGTTGGACTCACTTTTGCGCGACGCCGAGGTCGACTTGGCCGGCGGCTCGATTCGTGTGCTGTGTTTTCCGAGGGTCCTCGGGTATGTCTTTAATCCCTTGAGTGTTTGGTATGCCTACCATGCCGACGGTAGTTTGCGGGCAGTAGTTTGCGAAGTCAGCAACACCTTCGGCGAGTTTCACTGGTATCTGCTGAAGAATGATGACGGGCGCCCGTTGGATCCGTCGGATCCTCCGTCTAAACAAAAGGCGTTTCACGTTTCGCCATTTTTCAGCGTCGAGGGCGAGTACCGCTTCCGCTTCCGAATGCCCGATGAGCGTGTGGGTGTGGAAATCGATTACCTCGTCGACGGCCTTCCCGTGCTGTATGCCACTCTCCATGGTCGGGCGCAGGCACTGACCGACCGGGCGATTTTGCTTCGATTGCTCGGTATGCCGCTCATGACATTGAAAGTGACGGCAATGATCTACTGGCAGGCTCTCAAGCTGTGGTTGCGGGGAGCTTCGTTTCATCCTAAACCGGCGACGCCGCCGCATACGAGGAGCAGTTCATCATGA
- a CDS encoding cyclopropane-fatty-acyl-phospholipid synthase family protein, translating to MRLFGRVLDRIGVGSIRLETARGLVREFEGHEPGPAVNARINRNRVAWRFLRGGDTGLLESYMDGDWDTDDLADFLTWGAMNEEAFGEVLNGLRYARVFRGILHALNRNSRAGSRRNIARHYDLGNDFYALWLDPTMTYSSGIFATSDATLEQAQIEKYRRMLARLDLRSDHHLLEIGSGWGGFALYAAQQTGCRVTSITLSKEQLDEARRRAQVAGLADRVRFEYRDYRDVDQTYDRVVSIEMFEAVGEEFWPVYFKTLHDRLVPGGRAALQVITIDDDCFEDYRRGVDFIQRYIFPGGMLPSPKVFESHVEGAGLRTVNRDFFGQDYAETLAYWDRNVTQVSDRLIEMGYDMRFQRMWHAYLAYCQAGFRLGRIDVMQTALIKS from the coding sequence ATGAGGCTATTCGGCCGCGTTCTGGACCGAATTGGCGTGGGCAGTATTCGGCTCGAGACCGCGCGAGGTTTGGTGCGTGAATTTGAAGGTCATGAGCCGGGGCCGGCCGTCAATGCCCGGATTAACCGTAACCGCGTCGCTTGGCGTTTTCTGCGCGGCGGCGATACAGGATTGCTCGAATCCTACATGGATGGCGACTGGGATACCGATGACTTGGCTGATTTCCTGACTTGGGGAGCGATGAATGAGGAAGCGTTCGGCGAGGTGCTTAACGGGCTTCGTTATGCGCGCGTCTTCCGGGGGATTTTGCATGCGTTGAATCGCAACAGTCGCGCCGGTAGTCGACGCAATATCGCCCGACATTACGACCTGGGCAACGATTTCTACGCCTTGTGGCTGGATCCGACCATGACCTATTCCAGCGGCATCTTCGCGACGTCCGATGCCACCCTCGAGCAGGCGCAAATCGAAAAATATCGTCGCATGCTGGCGCGGTTGGATCTGAGGAGCGATCACCATTTGCTCGAGATCGGTTCCGGATGGGGCGGATTTGCCTTGTATGCGGCCCAACAAACGGGCTGTCGCGTCACCAGTATTACCTTGTCCAAAGAACAGCTCGATGAGGCGCGCCGGCGCGCCCAGGTGGCGGGTCTGGCCGATCGGGTGCGGTTCGAATACCGTGACTATCGTGACGTCGATCAAACCTATGATCGCGTCGTCTCGATCGAAATGTTCGAAGCGGTGGGTGAAGAATTCTGGCCGGTCTATTTTAAAACCTTGCATGATCGGTTGGTGCCCGGCGGCCGCGCGGCATTACAGGTGATCACTATCGATGATGATTGTTTTGAGGACTATCGCCGCGGCGTAGATTTCATTCAGCGCTATATCTTTCCAGGCGGCATGCTGCCTTCGCCGAAAGTGTTCGAGTCCCACGTTGAGGGGGCAGGCCTTCGAACCGTCAACCGCGATTTCTTCGGTCAGGATTACGCCGAAACGCTGGCGTATTGGGATCGGAACGTCACCCAAGTCAGCGATCGCTTGATCGAGATGGGCTATGACATGCGGTTTCAGCGTATGTGGCACGCCTATCTGGCTTACTGTCAAGCGGGCTTTCGGCTCGGGCGCATCGATGTGATGCAAACCGCTTTGATTAAGTCGTGA
- a CDS encoding MFS transporter, which translates to MSTLASDRTVSGADPGRVSWPVLVAFGLPSLPMAALAVPLFIYLPPYYVEELGVSLSLVGSLLLLARLWDVVTDPLVGIVSDRVTTPFGRRKPWALLGLPLLLIGVWFLFLPGSSASGGYLLVWSLVVAFGWTVISLPHNAWAAELSPDYHERARIYGVTQAFVIVGTVVGVVLPGLVQANGGSRGDALGITFLFVLATLPVLGLWMIWRVPEPPATDAHVGWSHGFRLLGQNRPFRRLLIAYLINGIANGLPASLFLLYVGAFIGGENSSGILLLTYFGAGFAALPFWLRFLRSHSKHRIWCVAMLLTCLVFATVPLIPPGQFWWFFVVCLLTGTTVGVDLALPASIQADVIDEDTAQSGTSRAGTYFALWGMATKLALALAVGLAYPLLDWAGFEAGEENTRSALLALALLYGGGPVVAKLLAVALMWNFPLTEARQRELREQIASVRDGRDEVMV; encoded by the coding sequence GTGAGCACATTGGCCTCGGACCGGACCGTTTCCGGCGCAGATCCTGGCAGGGTGAGTTGGCCGGTTTTGGTGGCCTTCGGTTTGCCGTCGTTGCCGATGGCGGCCTTGGCCGTGCCGCTGTTTATCTACCTCCCGCCCTATTACGTCGAGGAGCTGGGCGTCAGTTTGTCGCTGGTGGGTTCACTGCTGCTTCTGGCCCGGTTGTGGGACGTGGTGACGGATCCGTTGGTCGGTATTGTGAGCGATCGGGTCACGACCCCCTTCGGTCGGCGCAAACCCTGGGCCTTATTGGGCTTGCCGCTGTTATTGATAGGCGTCTGGTTTTTGTTTTTGCCGGGAAGCTCGGCCAGCGGCGGCTACTTGTTGGTCTGGAGCTTGGTCGTGGCCTTCGGTTGGACCGTGATTTCTTTGCCCCACAACGCCTGGGCGGCCGAGCTCTCGCCGGATTATCACGAGCGCGCGCGCATCTATGGCGTCACGCAGGCCTTTGTGATTGTGGGTACGGTGGTCGGGGTTGTGCTTCCGGGGCTTGTTCAAGCGAACGGCGGCAGCCGTGGCGACGCCCTGGGTATCACGTTTCTGTTCGTCTTGGCCACTTTGCCCGTTCTGGGTTTGTGGATGATCTGGCGGGTGCCCGAACCGCCTGCGACCGATGCCCATGTGGGGTGGTCACACGGCTTTCGATTATTGGGGCAAAACCGGCCGTTCCGGCGGCTACTTATCGCCTATCTGATCAATGGCATCGCCAATGGCCTGCCCGCCAGTCTGTTCTTGTTGTACGTGGGGGCGTTTATCGGCGGGGAGAACAGCAGCGGGATCTTGCTATTGACCTATTTCGGCGCGGGTTTTGCGGCGCTCCCTTTTTGGCTGCGTTTCTTGCGCAGCCATAGTAAACACCGGATCTGGTGTGTGGCCATGTTGCTGACCTGTCTGGTCTTTGCGACGGTTCCCCTGATCCCGCCGGGACAGTTCTGGTGGTTCTTCGTGGTTTGTCTGTTGACCGGAACCACGGTGGGTGTGGATTTGGCGTTGCCGGCGTCCATTCAGGCTGACGTGATAGACGAAGATACCGCGCAATCCGGCACTTCCAGAGCAGGCACTTACTTTGCGCTGTGGGGTATGGCCACCAAGCTGGCCTTGGCCTTGGCCGTGGGATTGGCCTACCCGTTGTTGGACTGGGCCGGATTCGAAGCGGGTGAAGAGAATACGCGCTCGGCGCTATTGGCGCTGGCGCTGCTTTACGGGGGCGGCCCAGTGGTCGCCAAGCTGTTAGCGGTGGCGCTGATGTGGAACTTCCCGCTGACAGAAGCACGCCAGCGTGAGTTGAGAGAACAAATCGCATCCGTTCGTGATGGTAGAGATGAGGTGATGGTATGA
- a CDS encoding DUF3833 domain-containing protein — translation MTHRLIGLIFLAGAVALLAGCGTVTPKAYEQAEPRFVLEDYFLGKTKAWGIFEDRKGQVQRQFVVEITGAMDGDELVLTEDFVYADGEVSQRIWRVRRIDEHRYEGRADDVDGVATGESYGNALYWSYILRLPVGDDVYNVRFDDWMFLQPDGVLLNRARMSKFGIHLGEVTIAFQKVE, via the coding sequence ATGACACATCGATTGATCGGGCTCATTTTTCTAGCTGGTGCCGTGGCGTTGCTGGCCGGTTGCGGGACGGTGACCCCCAAAGCTTATGAGCAAGCCGAACCGCGCTTTGTTCTCGAGGATTATTTTCTCGGGAAAACCAAGGCGTGGGGGATTTTCGAGGATCGTAAAGGCCAGGTTCAGCGTCAGTTTGTGGTCGAGATCACCGGAGCCATGGACGGCGATGAGCTCGTGCTAACTGAAGATTTTGTCTACGCCGACGGCGAAGTGTCCCAACGGATTTGGCGCGTCCGCCGGATCGACGAGCATCGATACGAAGGACGGGCCGATGATGTCGATGGCGTCGCCACCGGTGAGAGCTATGGCAACGCCTTGTATTGGAGCTACATCTTGCGCTTGCCGGTGGGGGACGATGTCTACAACGTTCGTTTCGACGACTGGATGTTCCTGCAGCCGGACGGTGTGCTACTCAACCGGGCGCGCATGAGCAAGTTCGGTATTCATCTGGGTGAAGTGACTATTGCTTTCCAGAAAGTCGAGTGA
- a CDS encoding HAD family hydrolase, which produces MLLRQAIRAISFDLDDTLWHMPPVLLRAENKLKDWLSRRYPRVVEHYPGEELRRLLYRVAANRADLAHDISALRRETLSLAAQHAGYDASVADEAFAVFYQARNEVVLFDDVIPTLRRLGKRYPLISVTNGNADLSVIGIDHLFQASVSPADVGYRKPHPAIFKAACETIRVAPEAVLHVGDDPLSDIEGARQAGLRTAWFNPAGRNWPNNTPPDVTIEKLDELSDHLLD; this is translated from the coding sequence GTGTTACTTCGCCAAGCCATCCGAGCCATATCATTCGACCTCGACGATACCCTTTGGCATATGCCGCCCGTTCTGCTCCGCGCGGAAAACAAACTGAAGGACTGGCTCTCCCGTCGTTATCCGCGAGTCGTGGAGCACTACCCAGGCGAAGAATTACGGCGACTGCTGTATCGCGTCGCTGCTAACCGAGCCGATCTGGCCCACGACATCAGCGCTCTACGCCGCGAAACCTTATCCTTGGCGGCGCAGCATGCCGGCTATGACGCCAGCGTGGCGGATGAAGCTTTCGCCGTCTTCTATCAGGCCCGAAACGAAGTGGTACTGTTCGACGACGTCATCCCCACCCTTCGGCGCCTGGGCAAACGGTACCCCTTGATCAGCGTCACCAACGGGAATGCGGATCTGTCCGTGATCGGCATTGATCATCTATTCCAAGCCAGCGTAAGCCCGGCGGATGTGGGTTACCGAAAACCGCATCCGGCCATTTTTAAGGCCGCGTGCGAAACGATCCGGGTGGCGCCCGAGGCGGTATTGCACGTGGGTGACGATCCTCTTAGCGACATTGAGGGTGCCCGCCAAGCCGGATTGCGAACCGCCTGGTTTAACCCCGCCGGACGCAACTGGCCCAACAACACGCCCCCGGATGTCACCATCGAAAAACTGGACGAGCTGAGCGATCATCTGTTGGACTGA
- a CDS encoding nuclear transport factor 2 family protein: MNDPKPSEALQRYIHFYEELTPERLAAEASEIFSPEIHFKDPFNDIHGTGVVIELFERMFTQCATAHFSILDWSERDHNAFLLWRLDYRLRRWQPSKDREIIGTSRVLFADDGRAIEHIDYWDAAHHIYEHIPVLGAILRRLKHRLG; encoded by the coding sequence ATGAACGATCCAAAGCCATCAGAGGCGTTGCAACGCTACATCCATTTTTACGAAGAGCTCACACCCGAACGGCTTGCCGCGGAGGCCTCGGAGATTTTCTCGCCCGAAATTCATTTCAAGGATCCGTTTAACGACATCCACGGCACCGGGGTGGTCATTGAACTGTTTGAACGGATGTTCACGCAGTGCGCTACGGCTCACTTTTCGATCCTCGATTGGTCGGAGCGTGACCACAACGCCTTTCTGCTGTGGCGCCTCGACTACCGGCTTCGTCGCTGGCAACCGAGTAAGGACCGTGAAATCATCGGCACTTCCCGAGTACTGTTCGCGGACGATGGCCGGGCCATCGAACACATCGACTATTGGGACGCCGCCCACCACATCTACGAACACATCCCGGTCTTGGGGGCCATCCTGCGCCGCCTCAAGCACCGGCTGGGATAA